From Salvia splendens isolate huo1 chromosome 3, SspV2, whole genome shotgun sequence, a single genomic window includes:
- the LOC121795581 gene encoding protein MIZU-KUSSEI 1-like, whose protein sequence is MTKLESLRRFLIPCTGNSPSPPPAAKKHISTSLRDDLDEKQQQHYPRLIQPQPQEAEPPSSCSSPAANLAPPRPSRTMVIATIFGHGRGGHVWFCVQQDRLKIKPALLLELSIPTSAFIQEMQCGLVRIALEFNAAESDDPELGRCPLRSVPLWTLFCNGRKLGFAARRKPTQQTKIMLKTMQNVTVGAGVIPCKFHDEKEVMYMRANYECVLGSADSESFHLINPDQLPGQELSVFLLRTR, encoded by the coding sequence ATGACCAAGCTGGAGTCTCTGCGCCGTTTCCTGATCCCTTGCACCGGCAACTCCCCGAGCCCCCCTCCCGCCGCCAAGAAACACATCAGCACCTCCCTCCGCGACGATCTCGAcgagaagcagcagcagcactACCCCAGACTGATCCAACCACAGCCGCAAGAAGCAGAACCCCCGTCGTCCTGCTCCTCCCCGGCGGCCAATCTGGCCCCGCCGCGGCCGTCCCGGACGATGGTGATCGCCACCATCTTCGGGCACGGGAGGGGCGGGCACGTATGGTTCTGCGTGCAGCAGGACCGCCTGAAGATCAAGCCCGCCCTCCTCCTGGAGCTCTCCATCCCAACATCGGCCTTCATCCAGGAGATGCAGTGCGGCCTCGTGCGGATCGCGCTCGAGTTCAACGCGGCCGAGTCGGACGACCCGGAGCTGGGGCGGTGCCCGCTGCGGTCGGTTCCGCTGTGGACGCTGTTCTGCAACGGGAGGAAGCTCGGCTTCGCGGCGCGGCGGAAGCCCACGCAGCAGACCAAGATCATGCTCAAGACCATGCAGAACGTCACCGTCGGGGCCGGCGTCATCCCCTGCAAATTCCACGACGAGAAGGAGGTTATGTACATGCGGGCTAACTACGAGTGCGTTTTGGGGAGCGCCGATTCTGAGTCTTtccacttgatcaacccggATCAGCTTCCCGGTCAAGAACTCAGTGTTTTCTTGCTACGAACAAGATAA
- the LOC121793905 gene encoding 60S ribosomal protein L7a-like, whose amino-acid sequence MKSREDLSECLLIVEMKSLWLGRMWMMVVKARCGYFQVILVASDCNPRTLIKYLPALAASRNVPLISVRDRKEGSLRLGELIKVKTAIAIGVKAKGNYINQLIEDALTNNKINRTEEG is encoded by the exons ATGAAGTCACGCGAGGACTTGAGCGAATGCCTCCTAATCGTGGAGATGAAAAGTCTCTGGTTGGGAAGAATGTGGATGATGGTGGTGAAAGCCAGGTGTGGCTACTTTCAG GTGATATTGGTAGCATCAGACTGCAATCCTCGAACCTTGATAAAGTATCTACCAGCATTGGCCGCTTCAAGAAATGTTCCACTTATCTCTGTAAGAGATAGAAAAGAAGGTTCTTTAAGATTAGGCGAGCTGATAAAGGTGAAAACAGCAATCGCCATTGGAGTAAAG GCTAAAGGAAATTATATCAATCAACTAATAGAAGACGCCCTAACTAACAACAAGATCAATAGGACTGAAGAgggttag